gtCTACAGTACAATTTATTCATTCCAGacttatacaaaataaatgtaccctacaaaaacaaaaatatgtatgggtggtaaacacacacacagcacactgatcagttttatttacacttcaaaaatacGAGTCAGTGTGAGCAATGGTCCGCTGCCTGTTGTCTGTGTTGATGCTGAGTTTTATGTACAGTAAAGCatgaagaaaatgtgttcatacTCTAGACAGAGTTAGCATCCTCCCATAGGGAATATACAGCAATGACTCTGATATGTGTCGTGTTAACTTTAAATGAATGCCCGTTACcaactattttctttttcttctatttaGACCTATTCCCGTTCACAGCCAGTTATAATTTTACCtcttatgttgtttttgttgtcctggCTGCCTCTCTCCCTGACGGAAGAGCCACACCACTGATGCCAAGTACAGCCCAAAACAGGCAAGAAAATCATAACGCTGGACCACCACTAAAAATACCACTAACAAGGTGGCGTATAACAATGTTTTGGAGACATTGCTGCAGGAGAAAGTCTCTCTCCACCATGACACATGTCTGTTGAGGCTTCCCTGTCCAGTTGACGCTGGCAGAGCTGTGGGTTGGAAGTCTGCCATCTCCTCATGACTGTCCTGAAGGCGGCCTGGGTGTTGTTCTTCATCCAGAGATTCACTGATGGAGGGCATGGGTGTAGAGAGCAGTTTCCCTTTGCTCACATAGGACCGTAAGCCCTGCACATAACCCGCATCTTTGTTCTGGGCCCCACTGTGAACGGCCCTCAGACAGCGCATGTATAACTCCACCTCGTCGTCTGAGTCGGACTCTGCTGAATCGCTCTCTGTTTGGTCGATTTCAGCTTCTTCTGTATAAATGCAGGAgccttcctctgcagctgtggATTCATTGTCATCTCTCGTACTGCTTTGGAAATCTGTCTCTTGCATTTCATTTGGGATGTGTCCATTTTCTTTGTCAGTTActcttttgttttgctcattGTTCACCAGAGCAGATAGACCATCCTCatccttgttttgtgtaaaGTCTAACCTCTCTACAGAACCCCCCGCTTCATTTACCTCTGTAATCTCTGCATGCACGATGTCCGACTCTCCAGTTTCATGAACTGGAACTCCCTCCCAGTTTGGATCCTCCTGTTGTATATTTTCCTTCCTTGATTTTACTTCATCTTCCCACTCCACACAGGCTTCATCGTGATCTGtcatttcttcctcctcctctattTCCTCTTCGTTTTggatatttatctttttaatagTCACCTCAAAGTGTTTTACTTTCCCTAACTCTATCTCctcttgtttgttatttttctctccctcaaTCTCCTCAGCTGGTTCTTGAACATATTCCAATTCTTCCTCAACTTCCTCCCTATGTTTTCCAGGCAAAATATCCCCAATTTCCTCCTCTATTACCCTATTATTGCCCTCTAGATCATCTGCATCCCCAGCCTTGTTCTCTTTCACATTGGCAGTAGTGACCTCCATCATTTGGTcatctttgttgtctttttctgtctgtttagTATCTCTGATTTCTGATGCTGTCTCCCTACCTGTGTCCTCCAACTCCCCTTGGTCTTTctcaattgtttttaattgtattaccTCACTCTCTTCTTTGTCTATTAACAtgcttttctcttcttcttcaaccATCATTTCCCAGTTAACCTCGGTTGAGTCTTCTAAACAGAAATCCCCCTTTTTTGGGACAGCGTTTTCAATTTCATGATGCTCTGTTTTTTGTGAGTCTTCATCTTTGAGCTCCATGAACACATCACTGTGCACGTGATTACTTATTCTGGCTTGTGTCATTGACTCAGCCACCTCACCTACGACCTTAACTTTAACTGAGTGTTTTGAATCCTCAGTGTCATAAGAAGTCGgagtgttttccttttcctccacaattttcacactttcttttttagcCCAAACATTGATGTGCTTAGGATATAATTCATGTAAAGCATCTAGTAGTTTATTCTCCTCTGAAATGCCATTGGGTGTCGACATAATCACTGTTTTGCCTACATCCTCTTCTTTGTTTGACTCCTCTACACACTTACAGTCATTCTCTCCAATAGGGCTGGTCTGTGTGTCTTCCTCGTCGCTCGCACGCTCTGATTCACTCTGAGAAGGATGAGGTGACAATAATGAGGTTTCAAGGCTAGCCATGATATTATGCATTTCGCTTTCTGGAAGTGTTTCACTTAGAGTAGTTTTAGTTTGGGTAAATTTACGATCCTCGAGGTCCTGGGTGAGATTGACTTCCTGTGCTTCTCTCTGGAGACTCTCTGTGGGcgtttgtgtttctgttattgAAATGTTTGATGTGCGTGGATGCACAACTACGTCTTCTGCAATGTTTTTTGGAACCTTCGATGTGATGGTGCATCTCTGATCTAAATGAATAACATCATCTTGAGTTTCTATATGgtgtttgatgttgtttactGTCTCGCTCAAACAGGTTTCTTCCTCTTCAATTTGAGGACTTTTTGGAGGGACACCTAACCCTTCTTGTTTTGATTTCTGATGTTTCATCATCACATCTCCCTGAACTTTGTCATCATGCCCTCTACGGCTAGTCTGTCTCCCTTCAGTGTGAGAGTTCCTCTGAGTTAAGTCTCCAATATTGAGTGTAGCCCGTACTGGATTTCCCTGCTCACTTTCACTTCCCACTCTGCCAAACACCTGATTATATAGCGGAGCCACCACATTTCCAAATGTGAAGTTGTTGGCCTCGCTAACAAGGCTGTCACTGCTCACTTCTAAAATAATGCTGTCAGTTGGTTTCACTGCAAAGTTGCCTTCCTCAGCTTTTGAGACGCACTTGTTGATATTTCGGCACTCAGCCAAAGCGGCCTCATCATTTAGATGTAATGGGTTGAGTGAGATATCTGTGGCAGAGACGCTCTCAGATTTCGCTGTCTCACTGTTGGACGTGTAGTCGTGTGTGGTTGACGTATCATTTGAAACATCAAGGGGAGGTGCGCTGCATGTTTCCAGAGAATCAGAAACAAAGTAAGAACCTTCTGATTTACAGCTCTCCTCGGGAAATGATGGCACATCTGAACGCTTTTCTTCTGAGCTCTCTTCTTGGGCTGGTTGTTTTGCTTCTGGAGGTGATTCATCTCTTTCAGTATCATCCGATCCTCCATTTTTCTGAGAAAAGTAGTCCTTCACTCGAGCCATCCTTGCAGCCTTTCTGCGATTTCTTTGGCTGCAGGCCGGTTTGCTCTGGGTCTGTCCATCAACAACAGGgagatatttatatttatattgctcACACAGGGTGTTACTAGGTGTAACACCATCTGAATATATACGGTTACATGACTtgactgcatttaaaaaataagtattaaaaTATCATGCATGACAAAATGATAGACCCTGGGGAGGTACAAACAGCACTGAATGTCCTTGAGGTGCAGAGAACATGATGTTACTCTGGTGCTACTTGGTCATGTGATAGTCCCTCAGAAAAGGCACCAGGGTTCATGTTAAGTTCTCTGTTCCTCCTGTACCTCATAGGCCTGACAGTGTCTTTAAACCTGCTTTTAAAGCCGATAATGAATCCAACCTGTCCAATAAAGTGCATCaatcattttttgtaaaatggtGTCTAATGAAAAGGATAATTAAGTAGCCTTAAACAATGTTTCAGTCACTGAAACAGGATAACGTTATATGCCATTTTAACTTGCAAATGCACTTACTCTAAGTTGCAAGCAAATGTGTATTGCATTGGCCTGGAAGTTTTAAGGcaaactaaaatgtattaataaagtaaactgtcatgttttgatttgtgcccaaaaaaaaggcagaactGCAATGTATTTGtggatttttcttttactcACCACTAATTTCTGCTTATTTCCCTCGGATGTTCCTGACTCGCCTGTAGAGATTTGCTTGGCTTTAATAGTGGCCGCTTCCTCAGGATGTTTTGACCCATCTGCAGAAAAGAGACATTAAAATTAACGTCAAGGCaattttattattcattttttactttttttcttatttttgcaaTCAGAGAAACAAATCATCACCTGTTGAATTGTTTTCCTGAGACGGAGCCTCGGTTGCAGAAATGTTTTCCACAGTGGGGAAGTTCTGACTGTGGATCAGTGAAATTGTGATGAGTCACAATGAGGTACATGAATCATTTGGATccaaaaatatttctaaatctAATCAACTAATAGTATAGGATAggatattaacaccacatttgCTTAAAACTCGAAGAAAATACAGCTTGCATGTTTTGATAACTTTAATAAGCCTGTTAAGCTCGTCTTCATATTTCAATGTATTGACTGTCTTCTTTTTTACTTCAGCTTTCATACTATACAGTTATTACAATACCAAAGCTATATTAGGATATATGTAGCCAAAATATTTGAAATCCTATGTCAGAAATGTGCCAGCCTGCTCTTCCACCTCCAGCACATTGAACATTTCTCCTgtcatgaaaataaaacaaactgcattATGTCTAAATCTATTATGGGGAGTGACCTTTACAACCGGTGAAACATTTTGCATCCTCACCTGACAGTCTTTAGGCAgcttttcttcacattttcctTCTGCTgtgtctctttcctctccttcattCTCTGGTGGCAGGACAGCACGTAGTTCCTGTCGTTATTGTTGGCCCAGAAAGTCCCCACCGGAGTTTCATATCGCAGACAAAAGTCCACTCTGGCTCCCTGCTCCCCAAACGGAGGCACCAGGGTGAGCCTGAACGAGAAAAGGTCCATCAGACTGTCACTGGACCCGGGCATGTACTCTGCCAGGAGGTCAAAGTGGCTCGACCAAGAGTCCAAAGAGGTTCGGACATACACCGCCTTATTGTAGGAGATGTTGAGGACACGGATCACTCCTCTCAGTATTGTGGTCCCTGGAAGTAACTCGATGTTCTCCAACTCAACTTTCTGTGTCTGGACTTTCAGAAACAGCTCCTCAGTAGACAACGGGAGAGAGAAAGTTGAATGAGATAAGAAGTATTCCTCTGCATCTTTCCCATTCCCCACAGAGGAGTCACATTCTGGCAGCTTGGGCACATCCCAAGTGTCAAACTTCTTCACTTGCACTAAACTGAGGCCCTTAACGTCTGCAAAGGACACTCTCCTGGAGCGGGACAATGGTGGCTCGGGCTcgtcgtcctcttcctcctcctcgacAGAGCTCCTTCTCCTTGGGAGAGGAGAAGATTTGGGCCTGATGCCGATCAACACCTCACAATCATCTTCGTCCCCGTCCCAGCAGCCGAGCTGTGGCACTCCGAGAAGGCTACAGGCCCCAGAAGGTCCCGGTTGTCCCACAAACTCCATGGGGCTCTCGGTAGGAGAGTTGATGGGAAGTGAACTGCAGTGCTTCTGCTTCTGGCAACTGACATTCAACATGCTCCGACTTAACAGATGGAGTCGAGTTACAGATGACATTGTTGCAAGGGCCAACACTATAAATAGGCCAGAAGGGACTTAAAGTATGTACAGTAGTCTAATCTCAGGAGGAGAAAATATCATCCTCTCGCCGCCTTCAGGCAGAGCGTTTGCGTGATAAAATCTACAATATCGATTTTTAAGAGTCTAATGTTACTACTACATCTACCTGctcttacatttaaaagttgTGTTGACATTGTTTCGTTATAATGTTCCCCGGAGAGTTGTAATGCTATTGGTAAAACAAGCATGGAACTCGCCATGGTAGCTATTTCTGTATTGTTGCTTTTGGCCCACAATGGGTCAAATGAGGACTAACACTGACCAAATAACCACTGCAAACTGTTTGGGACTCCAGAATCACTTTCACTGAACAATCTCTGACTCTCCCACAATGCAATCAAAGAGTATGTAAGAAACAACCAGCAGTTATTTTGTCTGCTTATCCCATATCACGATTTATCTTGTATTTGTACTACTTGCTGTTTTTAATCTCACAGCTGTGACAAAGCAGTTATTCCTTCATCTTACTGAGCAATGCTTACAGTGAGTAAGAGTGTTGTGTCTTTAGGGAAGGATGGGGAACCCCCCCTCAAATTGGATATAACAGGTATAAAAGCAAGTAAAGGCTGCCTGTGAGATAATAGTGATGTCCAACAGGATGGAAACAAACTGTCAGAGGATGTGGGATCTGATGCAGACAGGATACATATGTACTAGGACTTGTCAGAAACAATGAATATAGAGACAACCATGTCacagaaggaaaaggaggatgTGATGTGAGAAATTAAAGGACAAGAAAAGATGCTTTCAGAGCTCTGAACTTCCAAAGCAAACCCACAGCAGCTCCTATGGGTCTCCCTCCTCTAAAACCTGCAGCTCTTCTCAAAGGTTGCTTTCCTGCATTGCCCTGATATCCAAAGTCCTCCTGTTTTGCTAGGAGCTCAACCTGGCGTCCATCTACAAAGCCATGGAGAAGGTTCACTCCCGAAGGAGCCAGGGTATAGTGGAATAGTGTCCAGCACAAAATGTTGGTGAAGGACTGCTTTGTAGAAGTGTGCCACTGCGGTTGCGCACTTCCAGAAGGGGAACTTCATGCAATACATGAAGGCCAGGGGGAAGAAGACGAGATGTGACAAAGTTTGGCCAGAAAtcagcttcttctttttttctatgaGAGCGGAACTCTGGGTTGTATAGAGCCACACTGACCTCCATAGGACCCAAGGAGTTACCAGAGGAGCTCTTTGGACTTGAACCAGCAGTGCTTCAATGCAGTACAACTCCTTCAGTTTGATGAGAGGACTCCATATTCCAGAGAGACTACCTGAATCCTGTGGCATGGCTACAACTCGGAGAAGGCACAAGTGTCAAACAGAGAGTCAACCTTTGACCTCGAGACTGCCCTTGAATGGCCCAGTATGAAAGAGTCGAATGACAGCACGAGTGCAAGAGCTCAGATTTCCTGGCTACTGCGTGGGAATGTCTCCGGCCATCAAAAAATTCATAAAACCTCATTTAATTTCATGCGCAAAACTGTCTTTAAGGATTTTAATGAAAAGTAGAATACAGTGGAGACTGTATGGGAGGTTTTTCCTCTCTGACTATagagagaaaatgtactttttagttttaatacAAATGCAGG
Above is a genomic segment from Eleginops maclovinus isolate JMC-PN-2008 ecotype Puerto Natales chromosome 2, JC_Emac_rtc_rv5, whole genome shotgun sequence containing:
- the ppp1r3ab gene encoding uncharacterized protein ppp1r3ab, with protein sequence MLNVSCQKQKHCSSLPINSPTESPMEFVGQPGPSGACSLLGVPQLGCWDGDEDDCEVLIGIRPKSSPLPRRRSSVEEEEEDDEPEPPLSRSRRVSFADVKGLSLVQVKKFDTWDVPKLPECDSSVGNGKDAEEYFLSHSTFSLPLSTEELFLKVQTQKVELENIELLPGTTILRGVIRVLNISYNKAVYVRTSLDSWSSHFDLLAEYMPGSSDSLMDLFSFRLTLVPPFGEQGARVDFCLRYETPVGTFWANNNDRNYVLSCHQRMKERKETQQKENVKKSCLKTVSQNFPTVENISATEAPSQENNSTDGSKHPEEAATIKAKQISTGESGTSEGNKQKLVTQSKPACSQRNRRKAARMARVKDYFSQKNGGSDDTERDESPPEAKQPAQEESSEEKRSDVPSFPEESCKSEGSYFVSDSLETCSAPPLDVSNDTSTTHDYTSNSETAKSESVSATDISLNPLHLNDEAALAECRNINKCVSKAEEGNFAVKPTDSIILEVSSDSLVSEANNFTFGNVVAPLYNQVFGRVGSESEQGNPVRATLNIGDLTQRNSHTEGRQTSRRGHDDKVQGDVMMKHQKSKQEGLGVPPKSPQIEEEETCLSETVNNIKHHIETQDDVIHLDQRCTITSKVPKNIAEDVVVHPRTSNISITETQTPTESLQREAQEVNLTQDLEDRKFTQTKTTLSETLPESEMHNIMASLETSLLSPHPSQSESERASDEEDTQTSPIGENDCKCVEESNKEEDVGKTVIMSTPNGISEENKLLDALHELYPKHINVWAKKESVKIVEEKENTPTSYDTEDSKHSVKVKVVGEVAESMTQARISNHVHSDVFMELKDEDSQKTEHHEIENAVPKKGDFCLEDSTEVNWEMMVEEEEKSMLIDKEESEVIQLKTIEKDQGELEDTGRETASEIRDTKQTEKDNKDDQMMEVTTANVKENKAGDADDLEGNNRVIEEEIGDILPGKHREEVEEELEYVQEPAEEIEGEKNNKQEEIELGKVKHFEVTIKKINIQNEEEIEEEEEMTDHDEACVEWEDEVKSRKENIQQEDPNWEGVPVHETGESDIVHAEITEVNEAGGSVERLDFTQNKDEDGLSALVNNEQNKRVTDKENGHIPNEMQETDFQSSTRDDNESTAAEEGSCIYTEEAEIDQTESDSAESDSDDEVELYMRCLRAVHSGAQNKDAGYVQGLRSYVSKGKLLSTPMPSISESLDEEQHPGRLQDSHEEMADFQPTALPASTGQGSLNRHVSWWRETFSCSNVSKTLLYATLLVVFLVVVQRYDFLACFGLYLASVVWLFRQGERQPGQQKQHKR